The Populus trichocarpa isolate Nisqually-1 chromosome 18, P.trichocarpa_v4.1, whole genome shotgun sequence genomic interval CCAGCTTAATAATGACCATACTATTGCCAATTCATGAAACCTGTATGGTGGTTTCAGATTGTGACACTAATAAAGCTGAAGAACCCGTCGTCTGACCTTTTCAATTCCCATGATTGAGACTTGATCTCTCCAAGATGAATGGAATGTATTGATTTACAATCCCATAATGGGACATCGAACTAAAGAACAATCAAGTGCGTTCAGAATTCAAAAAAGATAAGAGAGTAGAACTTCTGAAATTTCATTGGAACTCGAAATGAGAAAGTTCATATAATTTCCATGAAAACAACCTGATAATACTATAATTTGCATCAATCACTACAAAATTTTGTTCCTCAGCGAGGCCTGAGATCAATTCCAATGCTAAGAAGGGTTTGAGCTGATTCTAATGCCTGCTCACCTCCAAGCTTCGAGATCTTCTCACCCATCAAATCTACTTCACCGTCTACTGAGCACCTGCTTGAGGGCTTTCGACTAGATAAGCTTCTGTTTTTCTTGCAGCGGGCATCGTCTGTGGAAGCAGCTGGGGAAATAAGACGACTTTCTGAACATTGTCTTTTCTTAGGTGCTGGCATATCATGGTCATGTTTCCCTTCGTATGTGACTGTGGTGGATGAGGCATCATCTGTGGCCCTCTCAACATGCTTATGAGCAGGGCATGCTGAAGATGAGCATCTGTAATAGCTCCTAACATTTCACCAAGGGATTTGATAAGGTTAAAAGAAGATACCGAAGACATAAAAGTAATTAGAGAAAATCTTGATTGGGCAAACTTAGATTGGCTGGGAAAAGTTTTCTCAGGGCCATGCATGTGGagattggaaaaagaaatgataGCACACGAAGTCCTATGCTATTTATGCCTACATAAGCAAAAGGAGTGCAAATTCTACCTTACTAATGAATTCCCCTTCAACATTTTCTGACCATACTTGCGCCATCGATAGCCATCATTTGAGCTTCCGTCATCAGAAACAGTGTGTCTAATGATTTCAGGCTCCTTCATAGTTTTCAAGACAGGAACTGAACATGGTGCACTTCTTTCTTTAATCCTGCTTGTTGACCAAATGAATTGAATTAGAAAACTCAAAACTAAAATCTAAGGTTCAAGAGAACAAAATTCCGCAAAGGACATGCCTTATTTTCAGTCGTGGTTCAGCACCATGTTTCTCCTGAACCTGAGTACTAGCAATCCCACAGGAGCCATTTTGTTGGGGTCCCACTGCACTTGAACCAGAGCTGTAAAATGGTATTCATGATGAAAGCGACAATATTAGCAAAATAAAACATCTGTCATTTTAAACTATCATGTTACTCAAATAACTTGCCATCGTTTTGACTCTGCCTCATCATCACTTTTCTCTTTAATCCTAGCTCCAGCATTTCCATTTGAAATGCTTGAACTCTGTTGTTCTGATTCAGGCACATGCAGAGATGAATGTCTGCCATCAGCTGAACAGACAGAAATATCCAGCCCAACTAACTTCTGAACCGAAGGATCTACAACTTGACTGCCTATGGTATGCTTAGCAGATGATACAACCCTGATGCGTTTCTTTTGAGGAGGATCATGATGGTGGTCACCTATATAAACAACATCAACGACACGACCAGATCGATCACAATGTTGAACCTTCTTCTTAGCATAGCAACTAGAATAGACACATCTATAGTAGCTTCTCAAATTTTTAGAACCCTTCACCAGCTTCCTGCCATACTTCCTCCAGTTATAGCCATCAGCAGGTGGTGATTCCACAACGTGTGGATGTCTGGTCTCACAGTCAGACTTTTGCTGGTTTATTACTAGCCCAAGTGCACGCATTGACCGTGGCTTTTGTGGTACAGATGCTGAATACGGGACAGATATTACAGCTGGTGTAAGTGACAATACTTCACTAGAAGTATTTGCACATTCAGCTTGATGTTCTAACTGTACCCGGTCTGCTTCAGGTTTTGTACCCGCACAAGCATCCTGTTGGAACATCTCATTTCCCCCCTACAAATCAATTATTCTTATATAATTGACTacataaacattaaaaagaaaacaaaactcacATCAAGCTTTTTGCGATTTGGGCAAgcaacatatttaaatttttctctGATGGATTCTCTATAGTCTATATTAATACTAATTATCAATGATCATTATAAAGGTGTTATCAACAAACCAACACAATCATTCCAAAATATACTAAACTAAACAGAAAGCCTCATCATTTGTCCACACTTCATACCAGCCCCCTTCTTACTAATCAATGTTTCCCTGCAAACTCAACCAATTTCGtacataaaaatgaaaaaaaaaaataaacccaacaCAGAAAACAACCCAGTATACcaccttttaaagagaaaaacaaattcttgaTTAGAAACTACACAAGCATTTCAAtcattataaacaaaaacaaaagaagaaacccCACAACACAAATAACAAACAACAGCCAGATGAGTTCATCTATACACATAAAAGTTGATAAAACACATTAAGTGTATGAAAAGAGTAAAAAGACGAAGGTAGAAGAACCTGAAATCCAAGAACTGGTGAATTGGAAATAACTTTTTTGAGTGACTGGGAAAAAGAAGAGCAATCACAGTTAAAGCCAATATTAGAATCTTCTTTAGGATCTTTGTTCTGTTCTTGCATGGTTCTTTGATGTAgtggttttatattaaaatgtgAGAGTgtttgaaagaaacaaaacaaaaatgaaagacAGGAGAGTTTTGTCTGTCTAAAACAGGGGTCTAGGATTTGGTTATACAGGTGGAGAGGGAACATCTGtgctttttgtttcctttttgacTCCTGTTGACCTGACCAGGCGGTTTTGTATTTGACTTCCACTTTAGGGTTTTGACCATGACTTTGTTAGAGAGctctatttgtttattattcatTCATTCTTCCAACTTGTAATTTTGAATCAAATTCTTTTTCActtgtttcttaaaataatacCACAGATTCACAGAAGGACAGGGAAAGTTTTGCCTTGGTGGACTAACCCAAGTCATCTATCCACATGATTTCTGCGATGATGAATGGCCAAAAGCGATAACATGTTCAAATCCTACAAACTCGTTACGATCAAGCCACGAGGACATAATTTTCGTTTGATGATGGTTTGGATGACCATCCTAGTTGATTTGTAAAGATAGGTTTTGTCGTACAACCACACTGGTTCAAATCCCACCAACTAATTGCAGTCATGCTATAAGATGAAAATTTCttacgatttttttttctggactTAAGTAATATGGCTCTATTCGAATTGAAAACTCAAAACAGCAAATGTTTAGGTCAAGAGCATTAATGAAACTTTCACAGATGCATGAGAACGATGAAGGTTCGACTAAAGAGTCAAATAGGTTTCAAGATTTGCAGGCTATACCATTCATGATTCAAAATATGGAACCCGAGTTTACGCTCCTAGTCCATCATCATTTCATGGTTAGAGCCTAAATGATAAATGGTCCCAAAAAGGGGAAAACATTGTAACTTGCCATCACTAGATTAAGGAACCTGGCTTACTACTTGTATATGAACTGATCAAACCATACCATACACAGATTCAGGGAACATAACTTTGAAAAACATATCCTACAAGAGTGAAACTTCCATAAACATGAAGGCAACCGGAAGAAACACCAAAATAAGAGCTCAAGAAACCCTGGTATCAAATTTCAAACTTATGCCCATGCTGAAAAGCTCCTGGCACAACAACTTGGCCCCATAAGGTACACTAACCTTAACAAGGTCATCAACAGACTCACAAACCCGGCAATAGGGACCCCTAATCTTGCGGCCACCAGGCACACCCCGTTGGATCACGTTGGCCACATTTTTGCATTTCTGGCAGATATGCATTTCAGAGGAGTCACTGAGAGTAAAAAGGCGTTCGTGCAGGTTTGCAGACGCACCATGAGCTATGAGGCAGTCACGCTCCATCTCACCGAACTTGATACCACCAAAACGCTTACGGTCTGCAACTGGCTGTCTTGTAAGTGGGTGTACTGGTCCCGTGTTGCGAAATTTTACTTTGTCTTCAGCCATGTGGACCAGCCGCTGATAGAATGTTGGTCCCATAAATATGAGAGAACGAACCATTTCACCAGTTCGACCATTGTAGACTCTTTCATTTCCCCATCTTGAAAATTTAGCCCTGTTGTACATATTCAACAGATTGTCGCTCTCAGaataacttgaaaacaaaaacgagaTCATGAACAGAAGGAGAGGACAGGAACTTGAAATAGACAACAGCATGAAATTTGACAATGACATATGCTGGAAAGTGTAGTGCGGTACACCAAACCACCGAGAATGAGACAgcattgactcttttttttttaattctaaagcATTCTTGGATAAAATGgaagttgaaataaattatgcatCAACATTTACAAATAGCTCAATTACAGAGCAAAGAGTGGTGTCTGTGAATGCAACGTCACCTGTGAAGCTGGTCTATGATGTCATCAACCGAGAGAGTGGAGAAAGGGGTAGCATATCTCTTTGAGCCACCACAGGCAATTCCCTTTCCTAAAGCAGCCTCTAATAGTTGACCAGGAGTTTGTCGTGACGGAAATGCATGTGGGTTTATAACAATATCAGGAACAACTCCTTGAATTGTGAAAGGGAAGTTCTCCTGAGACTCCAAGAAGCCCAGAACACCCTTTTGCCCATGCATGCTTGAGAACTTGTCTCCAAGACAAGGAGATCGAACCTGCAACAGCAATTCAAGAACATCACCAATGACAGGAAATGCAATTTAAAGGCGTAATACAACCAAGCAAAAGAACATCAATAATATGCAAAACACACGCACTCACACACATGTACATTTGGTTCAAAAGGACAAAGGGCGTACGCCCAAGGAAAACCAACCCCAGAAGCATCCGCTAACTATAAATTGCATAAAATAGGTCTAGAGGAAGGCAAATTCAAACACCATTGGGAGCTCTTCACATGCTAAATTTGTTTCACATCACCAGACCTTACATTTTCTGCCAGTGGGACATGCATGTGTGAGCATATAGGTAGCCATGCAGAAACTGAACTTGCATGCAGACACAAACAGAACTGTCTTTATGTtactaaaacttttttttatgtaccTGTCTCAAAGACACCACAGCAAAATTCTTTCCCTCATCATTAGATGACAATACCACTTTCTGAACCATGCCCCTCTCCGTGTGCTTCAGTTTTACACTATGATCTGCCCCAGATTCTGCACACTTCCCTATCACAATATCACCACTTTGCATATTAGCACCAATAAAAGGAAATCCATCATCATCAAGGCTGTCAACCCGTCCAATTTTACTTTGTATTTTCCCAAAAGTAATAGAATCCTCGGACTTCCGCCTCTTGTCAGTTAGCTCCTTGTTGTCCACCTCCGCCTTGTAGCTTCTAATGTGCTCAGAGCGGAACATGCCACGCTCTAAAGAAGCACGATTCATTACCAACGAATCCTCTTGGTTGTAACCCAGATGAACATTAACTGCCACTATAGCATTCTGACCATTAAACAACTCTGGCTTTGGCAGCACTGCATTATGACCAAGTG includes:
- the LOC7465422 gene encoding WRKY transcription factor WRKY24 isoform X2; translated protein: MFQQDACAGTKPEADRVQLEHQAECANTSSEVLSLTPAVISVPYSASVPQKPRSMRALGLVINQQKSDCETRHPHVVESPPADGYNWRKYGRKLVKGSKNLRSYYRCVYSSCYAKKKVQHCDRSGRVVDVVYIGDHHHDPPQKKRIRVVSSAKHTIGSQVVDPSVQKLVGLDISVCSADGRHSSLHVPESEQQSSSISNGNAGARIKEKSDDEAESKRCSGSSAVGPQQNGSCGIASTQVQEKHGAEPRLKIRIKERSAPCSVPVLKTMKEPEIIRHTVSDDGSSNDGYRWRKYGQKMLKGNSLVRSYYRCSSSACPAHKHVERATDDASSTTVTYEGKHDHDMPAPKKRQCSESRLISPAASTDDARCKKNRSLSSRKPSSRCSVDGEVDLMGEKISKLGGEQALESAQTLLSIGIDLRPR
- the LOC7465422 gene encoding probable WRKY transcription factor 20 isoform X1, with the protein product MFPLHLYNQILDPCFRQTKLSCLSFLFCFFQTLSHFNIKPLHQRTMQEQNKDPKEDSNIGFNCDCSSFSQSLKKVISNSPVLGFQGGNEMFQQDACAGTKPEADRVQLEHQAECANTSSEVLSLTPAVISVPYSASVPQKPRSMRALGLVINQQKSDCETRHPHVVESPPADGYNWRKYGRKLVKGSKNLRSYYRCVYSSCYAKKKVQHCDRSGRVVDVVYIGDHHHDPPQKKRIRVVSSAKHTIGSQVVDPSVQKLVGLDISVCSADGRHSSLHVPESEQQSSSISNGNAGARIKEKSDDEAESKRCSGSSAVGPQQNGSCGIASTQVQEKHGAEPRLKIRIKERSAPCSVPVLKTMKEPEIIRHTVSDDGSSNDGYRWRKYGQKMLKGNSLVRSYYRCSSSACPAHKHVERATDDASSTTVTYEGKHDHDMPAPKKRQCSESRLISPAASTDDARCKKNRSLSSRKPSSRCSVDGEVDLMGEKISKLGGEQALESAQTLLSIGIDLRPR